From Heteronotia binoei isolate CCM8104 ecotype False Entrance Well chromosome 12, APGP_CSIRO_Hbin_v1, whole genome shotgun sequence, the proteins below share one genomic window:
- the LOC132580384 gene encoding pulmonary surfactant-associated protein C-like → MEISEKMEVVTKEVLLHPPPVHHHALDPDLLGCCPCCPCCDCCPCCNCCSLPDCGSCPSCGSCPNCCCCCPSCCCPPSCSCCCRICCCLPSLLCKLPKFPSCPVHIKRLLLIVVIVILIVVIIVGALLMGLFITQGHTETVLQMTIEGLEGRESQLNLSMDQEEVATFHVDDGINDPATVIYYFGKLLIGYKSWNRKACFITTMDKGNIQGLDAILKKFQPNLTVIPPIQRKEDEMFLLSPADHSILGATVNILCSHVPIFWV, encoded by the exons ATGGAGATAAGCGAGAAGATGGAAGTTGTTACtaaagaggtacttcttcacccaccaCCAGTG CACCACCATGCCTTGGATCCAGATCTTCTGGGCTGCTGCCCCTGTTGCCCCTGCTGTGACTGCTGCCCCTGCTGCAACTGCTGTTCCCTGCCTGACTGTGGCTCCTGCCCCAGCTGCGGCAGCTGTCccaattgctgctgctgctgccccagctGCTGTTGCCCTCCCAGTTGCAGTTGCTGCTGCCGGATCTGCTGCTGCCTCCCAAGTCTTCTGTGCAAGTTACCCAAGTTCCCCAGCTGCCCAGTGCACATCAAGAGGCTTTTGCTCATTGTGGTGATTGTCATCCTCATCGTGGTGATCATCGTGGGTGCTCTCCTGATGGGGCTGTTCATAACTCAGGGGCACACAGAGACG GTTTTGCAAATGACCATTGAAGGGCTGGAAGGGAGAGAGTCACAGCTGAATCTGTCCATGGATCAGGAAGAAGTGGCCACTTTCCATGTGGATGATGGAATCAATGACCCAGCCACAGTCATTTATTACTTTGGCAAG CTACTGATTGGTTACAAATCCTGGAACAGAAAGGCCTGCTTCATCACCACAATGGACAAGGGAAACATCCAAGGCCTAGATGCCATCCTAAAAAAATTCCAG CCCAACCTAACTGTTATACCTCCCATACAGAGGAAAGAAGATGAGATGTTCCTTCTGTCCCCAGCTGATCACTCCATCTTGGGTGCTACAGTTAACATCCTTTGCAGCCATGTCCCCATTTTCTGGGTTTAA